One Pseudorhodoplanes sinuspersici DNA segment encodes these proteins:
- a CDS encoding ABC transporter ATP-binding protein, producing MTTRPKRLLHDEAFVELEDVELVYGRGDKRVQALTATNLSIAKGDFVALVGPSGCGKSTILKLVTGLLKASKGYVYVSGREVGAEPMRVGMAFQNPTLLPWKTIRDNVMLPLKIVPPFRQEFRQKRKTEFRDRVEALLKQVGLAGFGDKYPWQLSGGMMQRASLCRALIHDPQLLMLDEPFGALDQFTREELWAIMQDLWMTRKPTVLLVTHDLKEAGFLANRICVMQARPGRIIDDSVVDFARPRNIDMAYTPEFVTMTQRLRELIIANRPNKEAA from the coding sequence ATGACGACGCGGCCCAAACGCCTGCTCCATGACGAGGCCTTCGTCGAGCTTGAGGATGTCGAACTCGTCTATGGACGCGGCGACAAAAGAGTTCAGGCACTCACTGCGACGAACCTGTCGATCGCCAAGGGCGATTTCGTTGCGCTGGTCGGACCGTCCGGCTGCGGCAAATCGACGATTCTGAAACTCGTCACCGGCCTTCTCAAAGCCAGCAAGGGCTATGTCTATGTGTCGGGCCGCGAGGTCGGCGCCGAGCCGATGCGGGTCGGCATGGCCTTTCAGAATCCGACATTGCTGCCGTGGAAGACGATCCGCGACAACGTGATGCTGCCGCTGAAGATCGTGCCGCCGTTCCGGCAGGAATTCCGGCAGAAGCGCAAGACCGAGTTTCGCGATCGCGTCGAAGCCTTGCTCAAGCAGGTTGGTCTTGCCGGCTTCGGCGACAAATATCCCTGGCAATTGTCCGGCGGGATGATGCAACGCGCCTCGCTCTGCCGCGCGCTGATCCATGATCCGCAGCTTCTGATGCTGGACGAACCGTTCGGCGCGCTCGATCAATTCACGCGCGAGGAATTGTGGGCGATCATGCAGGACCTCTGGATGACGCGCAAGCCAACCGTGCTGCTGGTCACGCACGATCTGAAGGAAGCCGGCTTTCTCGCCAACCGCATCTGCGTGATGCAGGCGCGCCCCGGCCGCATCATCGATGACTCCGTCGTCGACTTCGCGCGGCCGCGCAATATCGACATGGCCTATACGCCCGAATTCGTCACCATGACGCAGCGCCTGCGCGAACTGATCATTGCCAACCGCCCGAACAAGGAAGCCGCATAA
- a CDS encoding alkaline phosphatase, with the protein MRRILLSTAAIIALITNGYAQTIYPVDRADILTGSRFDLKVEFPGLVTAADAKVTVNGTDAAQALGKPVQFIEKEDGKDQSSLILRDVAIDKPGTYTIKVTTPSSSRDITWNVYETPARKAKNVILLVGDGLSPAHRVAARLLSKGISEGKAFGKLAMDDMPHMALISTAGTDSIITDSANSASAFATGHKAAVNAMGVYADRSANPFDDPKVETISGLVKRRNGMSVGIVSNTEIQDATPAAMMAHTRRRAAFDEITEQFLAGKPDVLMGGGAAHFLPKGAPGAKRRDEIDYVAKFKDAGYAFASNATELKAVPQGTKQLLGLFNNGNMDGVLDRKFLKRGSVTRFSDQPDLTEMTTKALDVLSQNPNGFFLMVESGMIDKYTHLLDMERAVYDTIMLDNVVKQVKDWAKAHGDDTLILVLADHNHPVSIVGTIDDDMSSTPNVPMRERVRIYAKAGFPNYPKPDADGYPSRVDVSRRLAMFSASLPDHYETFRPRLDDPNAPTVPGKEAGTFEANERYKDVPGAVFRLGNLPRLANASVHSGEDVVLTAMGPGSERVRGQMENTDVFRIMAEALGLGASATSGSAAK; encoded by the coding sequence ATGCGCCGGATTCTGCTGTCCACCGCTGCAATTATCGCTTTAATAACAAACGGTTATGCTCAAACAATATACCCGGTCGACCGGGCCGATATCCTGACCGGATCGCGCTTCGACCTCAAAGTCGAGTTTCCGGGACTGGTCACAGCGGCGGACGCGAAGGTCACGGTGAACGGCACGGATGCCGCACAGGCGCTGGGCAAGCCGGTTCAGTTCATCGAAAAAGAAGATGGCAAAGACCAGTCGTCGCTGATTTTGCGTGACGTCGCGATCGACAAGCCGGGCACATACACCATCAAGGTGACGACGCCATCGTCATCGCGTGACATCACCTGGAATGTCTACGAAACGCCGGCGCGCAAGGCAAAGAATGTCATTCTTCTGGTCGGCGACGGTTTGTCGCCCGCGCACCGTGTTGCGGCTCGTCTGCTGTCGAAGGGGATTTCGGAAGGCAAGGCCTTTGGCAAGCTGGCGATGGACGACATGCCGCATATGGCGCTGATCTCCACAGCCGGAACGGATTCGATCATTACCGATTCGGCCAATTCCGCCAGCGCTTTCGCGACAGGTCACAAGGCGGCCGTGAATGCGATGGGCGTCTATGCCGATCGGTCGGCCAATCCGTTCGACGATCCGAAGGTTGAGACGATTTCAGGCCTCGTGAAGCGCCGCAACGGCATGTCCGTGGGCATCGTCAGTAACACCGAAATCCAGGACGCAACGCCTGCGGCGATGATGGCCCATACACGCCGCCGTGCCGCCTTTGACGAGATCACCGAACAGTTTCTGGCCGGCAAGCCCGATGTGCTGATGGGCGGCGGCGCAGCACACTTCCTGCCGAAAGGCGCGCCCGGCGCGAAGCGCCGCGATGAAATCGACTATGTCGCGAAGTTCAAGGATGCCGGTTACGCCTTCGCATCGAATGCGACGGAATTGAAAGCCGTACCGCAAGGCACGAAGCAACTGCTGGGCTTGTTCAATAACGGCAACATGGATGGCGTATTGGATCGCAAATTCCTCAAGCGCGGCAGCGTCACGCGGTTTTCCGATCAGCCTGACCTGACGGAGATGACTACGAAGGCCCTCGATGTTCTGTCGCAGAACCCTAACGGCTTCTTTCTGATGGTCGAGTCCGGCATGATCGACAAATACACGCATCTGCTCGATATGGAGCGAGCCGTGTATGACACCATCATGTTGGACAATGTGGTGAAGCAGGTAAAGGACTGGGCCAAAGCGCATGGCGACGACACGCTGATCCTTGTTTTGGCTGACCACAATCATCCGGTCAGCATCGTCGGCACCATCGATGACGACATGTCGAGCACGCCGAATGTGCCGATGCGCGAACGTGTTCGCATCTACGCCAAGGCTGGCTTCCCGAACTATCCCAAGCCGGATGCAGACGGGTATCCGTCGCGCGTGGATGTCAGCCGCCGCTTAGCGATGTTCTCGGCCAGTCTGCCGGATCACTATGAGACGTTCCGGCCGCGTCTGGACGATCCGAATGCGCCCACTGTACCAGGCAAGGAAGCGGGCACGTTCGAGGCCAATGAGCGCTACAAGGATGTCCCGGGCGCTGTGTTCCGCCTCGGCAATCTGCCGCGGCTGGCCAATGCCAGCGTGCATTCGGGCGAGGACGTGGTCCTCACCGCCATGGGGCCTGGCAGTGAACGCGTGCGCGGGCAGATGGAAAATACCGATGTGTTCCGCATCATGGCGGAAGCATTGGGCCTCGGCGCTAGCGCTACCTCAGGTTCGGCCGCAAAATAA
- a CDS encoding alkaline phosphatase D family protein produces MPARIRVPHLSRRTFLVRAASASLVSAAGTLARPGLSRAADRPAITHGIQSGDISGDSAVVWSRSDRPSRMVVDIATSDSFRDIEQTLFADALPESDFTAKLLIDDLPAGQNVFYRVRFQDLSFPTVYSDTQIGHFRTPDTSLRSISFTWSGDVAGQGWGIDEARGGMRGFATMHENRPDFFLHSGDSIYADCPVEGQIRLPDGTLWRNVVTEDKSVVAQTLSEFRGNYKYNLLDENLRAFNAQVPVIAQWDDHEVTNDWWPGATIKDKHYSETSASLLAARGRQAFREYMPVREPQMSGDRVYRKIAYGPLLDVFLIDMRSYRGANDYDKKADATPAELLGRQQVAWLKRALTRSKALWKVIAADLPIGLVSADAVAQSDGPPQGREHEIANLLSFMRRSGIVNTVWLTADMHYTAAHFYDPNRAVFQDFEPFYEFVSGPLHAGTWGPAPLDNTFGPQVLFQKGCSAEQGENLAPCFGLQFFGRVDIDGQSGMMTVSLKDVDNRTLWSIPIAPKRRERAGLPKAI; encoded by the coding sequence ATGCCGGCAAGGATACGCGTGCCGCATCTCTCACGCCGGACATTTCTGGTGCGAGCGGCAAGCGCATCGTTGGTGAGCGCCGCCGGCACATTGGCGCGACCCGGTCTCAGCCGCGCAGCGGATCGGCCGGCGATCACGCATGGCATTCAGTCTGGCGACATATCGGGCGACAGCGCAGTGGTGTGGTCGCGCAGCGACCGGCCGTCGCGGATGGTCGTCGATATCGCGACCAGCGACAGCTTTCGCGACATCGAGCAGACATTGTTCGCCGATGCATTGCCGGAAAGTGACTTCACCGCAAAGCTGCTGATCGACGATCTGCCGGCGGGGCAAAACGTCTTCTATCGCGTGCGTTTTCAGGATCTTTCATTTCCGACGGTCTACAGCGATACACAGATCGGGCATTTCCGCACACCTGATACATCGCTCCGTTCGATATCGTTCACGTGGTCGGGCGACGTCGCCGGGCAAGGCTGGGGCATCGATGAAGCGCGCGGCGGCATGCGCGGCTTCGCGACGATGCACGAGAACCGGCCGGACTTCTTTTTGCATTCGGGTGACAGCATCTATGCCGATTGTCCGGTGGAAGGGCAGATCAGGCTGCCGGATGGCACGCTGTGGCGTAACGTGGTGACCGAAGACAAATCGGTGGTCGCACAAACGCTGTCGGAGTTTCGTGGCAACTACAAATACAATCTGCTCGACGAAAATCTGCGCGCGTTCAATGCGCAGGTCCCGGTGATCGCGCAATGGGATGATCATGAAGTCACCAACGACTGGTGGCCCGGTGCAACGATCAAAGACAAACATTATTCTGAAACCAGTGCGTCGCTCCTGGCGGCGCGCGGACGCCAGGCGTTCCGCGAATACATGCCGGTGCGCGAACCGCAGATGAGCGGCGACCGGGTCTATCGCAAGATCGCGTATGGTCCGCTGCTCGATGTATTTCTGATCGACATGCGCAGTTATCGCGGCGCGAATGATTACGACAAGAAGGCTGATGCAACGCCGGCCGAATTGCTGGGGCGCCAGCAAGTGGCATGGCTGAAGCGCGCGCTGACGCGCTCCAAAGCGTTATGGAAAGTCATCGCCGCGGACCTGCCGATCGGCCTTGTCAGCGCGGATGCGGTGGCCCAAAGCGATGGGCCGCCGCAGGGACGCGAGCACGAGATCGCCAATCTGCTCTCCTTCATGCGTCGCAGCGGCATCGTCAACACCGTGTGGCTGACCGCCGACATGCATTACACGGCTGCACATTTTTACGATCCCAATCGCGCCGTGTTTCAGGACTTCGAGCCGTTCTATGAATTCGTCTCGGGGCCGTTGCATGCCGGCACATGGGGACCGGCGCCGCTCGACAACACCTTCGGGCCGCAGGTGCTGTTCCAGAAAGGCTGCAGCGCCGAGCAGGGCGAGAACCTCGCACCCTGCTTCGGGCTGCAATTTTTCGGCCGGGTCGATATCGACGGCCAGAGCGGTATGATGACGGTCTCGCTGAAGGACGTAGACAATCGGACCCTTTGGTCGATCCCGATCGCGCCGAAGCGCCGCGAGCGGGCGGGGCTGCCAAAAGCAATCTGA
- a CDS encoding pyridoxamine 5'-phosphate oxidase family protein: MSKDAERVWDLMEKISICMLANWDGVELRSRPMGAFVRRKNNAVYFLTDARHHKDDDIKKYPQVCLAFADPGSQKFVSLSGHAEVSADRTAIKELWSTPAKAWWDSPDDPNIRVLKVVPDDAQFWEGPGKVVSTVKMAVAAMTGNRPDLGDNRKVAM; the protein is encoded by the coding sequence ATGAGCAAGGATGCGGAGCGCGTGTGGGATTTGATGGAGAAAATTTCCATCTGCATGCTGGCCAATTGGGACGGCGTGGAACTTCGTTCTCGTCCCATGGGCGCTTTCGTGCGGCGGAAGAACAATGCGGTGTATTTCCTGACCGACGCGCGCCACCACAAAGACGATGACATCAAGAAATATCCGCAGGTGTGCCTCGCCTTTGCCGATCCGGGCAGCCAAAAATTCGTGTCGCTGTCCGGGCACGCCGAAGTTTCGGCAGATCGCACGGCGATCAAGGAGCTATGGTCGACACCGGCCAAGGCCTGGTGGGATTCGCCCGACGATCCCAATATCCGGGTGCTGAAGGTCGTGCCCGATGACGCTCAGTTCTGGGAAGGACCCGGTAAAGTCGTAAGCACGGTGAAGATGGCCGTCGCCGCCATGACCGGCAATCGGCCGGACCTCGGCGACAACAGGAAAGTCGCCATGTGA
- a CDS encoding amidohydrolase family protein — protein sequence MRKISCAYVLADAHTPPAAAQEITLEHDGILAVAPSTGTPDDILALPPLVNAHDHGRAVRVSSIGGAGKPLETWLNYLALFPSIDPYLGALVSLSHSALGGVGTVMMHYTRAQGFTDLPSEVTAVARAARDVGIWVGFAVSMKDRNPLVYGPSEPVLAALPADTRAEIENRFIRAPLKPAEYIALADAVHDAAGSDAFEVQYGPNGVQWCSNELLEAVADASQRTGRRIHMHLLETRYQRGWLDQNYPDGVVRFLDAIGFLSPRLTLAHCVWARPDELELLAARGVTIAVNHSSNLHLRSGVAPVGQMVKAGVPVALGVDAIALDEDDDALREMRVASLLQAGTGFDVKVTWQQILQMAFGNGHLSVMNKARNAALVPGAPADILLLDWSRIDSEKLRSDIDPLGLLFGRATARDIDELIIGGRTVVKHGSVTNVDYPAARKEVLNMMRTGLTNDKLAAAMPALEQAIAGHYHDAPCC from the coding sequence ATGCGGAAAATCTCTTGCGCCTACGTCCTCGCGGACGCTCACACGCCGCCGGCGGCGGCGCAGGAGATAACTTTGGAGCATGACGGCATCCTCGCTGTCGCCCCCAGCACCGGAACGCCGGACGACATCCTTGCGCTGCCGCCCCTGGTCAACGCCCATGATCATGGACGTGCCGTGCGTGTGAGTTCGATCGGTGGCGCCGGCAAGCCGCTGGAGACGTGGCTCAACTATCTGGCGCTATTTCCGTCGATCGATCCTTATCTCGGCGCGCTCGTCTCGCTGTCCCATAGCGCATTGGGCGGCGTCGGCACGGTGATGATGCATTATACGCGGGCGCAGGGGTTCACGGATCTGCCGAGCGAAGTCACCGCCGTCGCACGCGCGGCCCGCGATGTCGGCATCTGGGTCGGCTTCGCCGTCTCCATGAAAGACCGCAACCCTCTGGTCTACGGGCCGTCCGAACCGGTACTGGCGGCGTTGCCCGCCGATACGCGCGCCGAGATCGAAAACCGTTTCATCCGCGCGCCGCTCAAGCCCGCGGAGTATATCGCGCTGGCCGACGCGGTTCACGATGCCGCTGGCAGCGACGCATTCGAGGTGCAATACGGCCCGAACGGCGTGCAATGGTGCAGCAACGAACTGCTTGAGGCGGTCGCGGATGCATCGCAACGCACCGGCCGCCGCATCCACATGCATCTGCTGGAGACGCGCTATCAGCGCGGCTGGCTCGACCAGAATTATCCCGACGGCGTCGTCAGGTTTCTCGATGCCATCGGCTTCCTGTCGCCGCGTCTGACGCTGGCACACTGCGTCTGGGCCCGCCCCGACGAACTCGAGCTGCTTGCCGCCCGCGGCGTGACCATCGCCGTCAATCACAGTTCGAATCTGCATCTGCGATCCGGCGTGGCGCCGGTGGGGCAGATGGTGAAGGCCGGTGTGCCGGTTGCGCTTGGCGTTGACGCCATTGCGCTCGATGAAGACGACGATGCCCTGCGCGAGATGCGGGTGGCCTCGTTGCTGCAAGCCGGGACCGGTTTCGACGTCAAGGTCACGTGGCAGCAGATCCTGCAGATGGCATTCGGCAACGGCCATCTGAGCGTGATGAACAAAGCCCGCAACGCGGCTCTCGTTCCGGGCGCGCCGGCCGACATTCTGTTGCTCGACTGGTCCCGCATCGACAGCGAGAAACTACGTTCTGATATCGACCCGCTCGGCCTGCTGTTCGGACGCGCAACCGCCCGCGATATCGACGAACTGATCATTGGCGGACGCACCGTCGTCAAGCACGGCTCGGTGACGAACGTGGATTACCCGGCGGCGCGCAAGGAGGTCCTGAACATGATGCGGACGGGCCTCACCAACGACAAGCTCGCAGCCGCCATGCCGGCACTCGAGCAGGCGATTGCCGGGCATTATCACGACGCGCCGTGCTGTTGA
- a CDS encoding ABC transporter substrate-binding protein, with amino-acid sequence MMMLRLIGALACCVLLFVSSASAQATKIRFTLDWKLQGIHAWYYWAKDKGYFKAEGLDVSIDQGEGSAATVTRIMSGAYDAGFGDENAVIQTAAQKPGEAPVMVYMIYSRAPFALLTKAGSAVKTPKDLAGRKLGTPPGGASFKLLPLLAKNNGIEVSSINVTNVAPNLQEQMLLQGQVDAIAVFTATSYMNLVSLKLDPDKDFRWLYYADSGLDLYSNGVMVSPKLAKEKPEAVKGLVRAVNRAVREVMADPDAAIELLAKTEPLINKDIEKRRLLYVYKTLIDTPEARSAGLGDVDDARLTKSVDIIAQAFELPRKPGASEVFDRSFLPAKPERMPPALKP; translated from the coding sequence ATGATGATGTTACGCTTGATCGGCGCGCTCGCTTGCTGCGTGTTGTTATTTGTTTCCTCCGCATCCGCGCAGGCCACAAAGATTCGTTTCACGCTCGACTGGAAATTGCAGGGCATCCATGCCTGGTATTACTGGGCCAAGGACAAGGGCTATTTCAAAGCCGAGGGCCTCGACGTCTCGATTGATCAGGGCGAGGGGTCAGCGGCGACTGTGACGCGCATCATGTCCGGCGCCTATGATGCCGGTTTCGGCGACGAAAACGCAGTTATCCAGACGGCCGCGCAGAAGCCGGGCGAGGCCCCGGTGATGGTGTACATGATCTACAGCAGGGCACCTTTCGCCCTTCTCACCAAGGCGGGCAGCGCGGTCAAGACGCCCAAGGATCTCGCCGGCCGCAAGCTCGGCACGCCGCCGGGCGGCGCGTCGTTCAAGCTGCTGCCGCTGCTGGCAAAGAACAACGGCATTGAGGTGTCGTCGATCAACGTCACCAACGTGGCACCTAATCTGCAGGAGCAGATGCTGCTGCAGGGTCAGGTCGATGCGATCGCGGTCTTCACTGCGACCAGCTACATGAATCTCGTCTCGCTGAAGCTGGATCCGGACAAGGACTTCCGCTGGTTGTATTACGCCGATTCCGGGCTCGACCTGTATTCCAACGGCGTGATGGTCTCACCGAAGCTCGCGAAGGAAAAGCCGGAAGCGGTGAAGGGTCTGGTGCGCGCCGTCAATCGCGCGGTCAGGGAGGTGATGGCCGATCCCGACGCCGCTATCGAATTGCTCGCAAAGACCGAGCCGCTGATCAACAAGGACATCGAGAAGCGCCGCCTGCTCTATGTCTACAAGACCCTGATCGATACGCCTGAAGCCCGCAGCGCGGGACTTGGCGATGTCGATGACGCCCGCCTGACCAAGTCGGTCGACATCATCGCGCAGGCCTTCGAGCTGCCACGCAAGCCCGGCGCAAGCGAGGTCTTCGACCGCTCGTTCCTGCCGGCCAAGCCAGAGCGGATGCCTCCGGCCCTCAAGCCGTAA
- a CDS encoding VOC family protein: MIDHIGFPVSDYARAKAFYSQALAPLGYALIVEVQQNENDALAAGFGPDGVPNFWIGSEGGLEKPLHVAIVAKDRAAVDAFHKAALAAGGRDNGAPGIRAHYHPDYYAAFALDPDGHNIEAVCHTSAKEPAVSTLPPKQSSYT; encoded by the coding sequence ATGATCGACCATATCGGTTTTCCGGTGTCCGATTACGCGCGCGCCAAAGCGTTCTACTCGCAGGCGCTCGCGCCGCTCGGCTATGCGCTGATCGTGGAAGTGCAGCAGAACGAAAACGATGCGCTGGCCGCTGGCTTCGGTCCCGACGGCGTACCGAATTTCTGGATCGGAAGTGAAGGCGGGCTGGAAAAGCCGCTGCATGTCGCGATCGTTGCGAAAGATCGCGCGGCGGTCGATGCGTTCCACAAGGCTGCGCTGGCGGCTGGCGGCAGAGACAATGGCGCGCCGGGCATTCGCGCGCATTATCATCCAGATTATTATGCCGCCTTCGCGCTCGATCCTGACGGGCACAACATTGAAGCGGTGTGTCACACATCGGCGAAGGAGCCTGCCGTGAGCACGCTGCCGCCCAAGCAATCATCGTACACCTGA
- the allB gene encoding allantoinase AllB, translated as MTVTADLVIHNGIVVTPDSAVPASIAIKDEKIIAVGAADAMPPAQEILDAKGLHILPGAIDVHVHFRDPGYPNKEDWESGTAAAAFGGVTTVFDMPNTIPPTGNAEILAAKHKIAAEKAHVDFGLYGLLGEDTIDNVPDLVKGGVIGFKLYMGNTFGKIPSPSTGAMLEAFEVVAETGKRISLHAETNTIMERRQTRLTQAGRHDPLAHIASRPAVVAVEAVSRACILSEWTGARIHILHISSADELRPLREAKARGVDVTGETCPQYLFLSTDDYDRFAGVIRVNPPVREKENQEPIWSALADGTVDMIATDHAPHTPEEKTRNDIWAVDCGFPGVETQMPAMLTEVNAGRMSISDYVRWSAFNPARTWGLYPRKGAIQVGSDADIALVDLGHAWTIDDAKIQSRSKISPWHGRKVKGLPIHTIVRGRFVMRDRTLVPGTRGHGRSVHTIQEMPAPDVRNADKTMKAVTSSHRSAENAA; from the coding sequence ATGACCGTCACCGCAGACCTCGTCATTCACAACGGCATCGTCGTCACACCGGATTCCGCCGTGCCGGCCAGCATCGCCATCAAGGACGAAAAAATCATCGCCGTCGGTGCTGCCGATGCGATGCCGCCCGCTCAAGAAATTCTCGATGCGAAGGGCCTGCATATCCTGCCCGGCGCGATCGACGTGCATGTCCACTTCCGCGATCCTGGCTATCCCAACAAGGAAGACTGGGAGAGCGGTACGGCCGCCGCAGCTTTCGGCGGCGTGACCACCGTGTTCGACATGCCGAACACCATCCCGCCGACCGGCAATGCAGAAATCCTTGCGGCCAAGCACAAGATCGCCGCGGAAAAAGCGCATGTCGATTTCGGCCTCTATGGGCTGCTTGGCGAAGACACGATCGACAATGTGCCCGATCTCGTCAAAGGCGGCGTGATTGGCTTCAAGCTCTATATGGGCAACACTTTCGGCAAGATCCCCTCGCCGTCAACCGGCGCGATGCTGGAGGCGTTCGAAGTCGTCGCCGAAACCGGCAAGCGCATCTCTCTGCATGCCGAGACCAACACGATCATGGAGCGGCGGCAGACACGGCTGACGCAGGCCGGACGCCATGATCCGCTGGCGCACATCGCTTCGCGTCCGGCTGTGGTTGCAGTCGAGGCCGTCAGCCGCGCTTGCATCCTGTCGGAATGGACCGGCGCACGCATCCACATCCTGCACATCTCGTCCGCCGACGAGCTTCGTCCCTTGCGCGAAGCCAAGGCGCGTGGCGTCGATGTCACCGGCGAGACCTGTCCGCAGTATCTCTTCCTCTCGACCGATGACTATGACCGTTTCGCCGGTGTAATCCGCGTCAATCCACCAGTCCGCGAGAAGGAAAACCAGGAGCCGATCTGGTCGGCTTTAGCCGACGGCACGGTGGACATGATCGCCACCGACCATGCACCGCATACGCCGGAAGAGAAAACACGCAATGACATCTGGGCGGTCGATTGCGGCTTTCCTGGCGTCGAAACACAAATGCCCGCAATGCTGACGGAAGTGAATGCCGGCCGCATGTCGATCAGCGATTATGTGCGCTGGAGCGCCTTCAATCCGGCCAGGACCTGGGGGCTTTATCCACGCAAGGGCGCCATTCAGGTCGGCTCGGATGCCGATATCGCATTGGTCGATCTTGGCCATGCCTGGACGATCGACGATGCCAAGATCCAGTCGCGCTCGAAGATTTCGCCCTGGCATGGCCGCAAGGTGAAGGGCCTGCCGATCCACACCATCGTGCGCGGCCGCTTTGTCATGCGCGACCGCACGCTCGTGCCGGGAACGCGCGGCCATGGACGCTCTGTCCACACCATCCAAGAGATGCCGGCGCCGGATGTCCGCAATGCGGACAAGACGATGAAAGCGGTTACCTCCTCGCACCGATCAGCAGAGAATGCAGCATGA
- a CDS encoding ABC transporter permease, which yields MNPQLRRRIASAALIICFFLLWEFLCRAFNISDIVLPKPSQIIVTLIERFPALWPHTLQTLYTTLLGFSFGILIGVLLGILVGSSRLAYDVAYPLLIGFASIPKVAVVPIFVLWFGAGAVPAVLTAMIMSMFPIVVNVATGLATTEPELEDVMKTLRASKLDILWNVGLPRAMPYFFASLKVAVTLAFVGVVLSETVASNRGIGNVMMIASSSFDVPLVFAGLFILAIMGVSLYVIFSLIEMRITGWAHRKDEFAIG from the coding sequence ATGAATCCGCAGCTTCGCCGCCGCATCGCCTCGGCCGCTCTGATCATCTGCTTCTTCCTGTTGTGGGAGTTCCTGTGCCGCGCCTTCAACATCAGCGATATCGTGCTGCCGAAACCAAGCCAGATCATCGTCACGCTGATCGAACGCTTTCCGGCGCTATGGCCGCATACGCTGCAGACACTCTATACAACACTGCTGGGCTTCAGCTTCGGCATTCTGATCGGGGTGTTGCTCGGCATTCTGGTCGGATCATCCAGGCTCGCTTATGACGTCGCCTATCCGCTGTTGATCGGTTTCGCCTCGATCCCGAAAGTCGCCGTCGTGCCGATCTTTGTGTTGTGGTTCGGCGCCGGTGCCGTGCCGGCCGTGCTCACCGCGATGATCATGTCGATGTTCCCGATCGTGGTGAATGTCGCGACCGGCCTTGCCACCACCGAGCCCGAGCTCGAGGACGTGATGAAGACATTGCGGGCCAGCAAGCTCGACATTCTCTGGAATGTCGGCCTGCCGCGCGCGATGCCCTATTTCTTCGCCTCGCTGAAAGTGGCGGTGACGCTCGCCTTCGTCGGCGTGGTGCTGTCGGAAACGGTGGCGTCCAACCGCGGCATCGGCAACGTGATGATGATCGCGTCGTCGTCGTTCGACGTGCCGCTGGTGTTCGCCGGTCTGTTCATTCTCGCCATCATGGGTGTGTCGCTCTACGTGATTTTCTCGCTGATCGAGATGCGCATCACCGGCTGGGCCCATCGCAAGGATGAGTTCGCCATTGGTTAA